Genomic window (Nymphaea colorata isolate Beijing-Zhang1983 chromosome 1, ASM883128v2, whole genome shotgun sequence):
TCTAAAGCTGATCCAAGATCCGAAATCTTTGGCTGGGGCGACCGATGCCGATGGTCATGTCGTTTAGTTGCAAACGAAATGATGTATGATCATACTGTAGGGTGTTCCATGCGATACCTAAAACTCCACTTGTTAAAAACACCTTATTTTCGTAAATAGATGACAGGTTGTTCATCAAAGCTTGGACTCATAAATCATGCAACTGTaacataaataaagaaatctcaAGATCGTAAAGGACCAGCAGCTCATaatcattatattatatatatgtgtgtgcgcgtgtgtaTTTCTACCCATAATCTGCAAGTTTTTAGCTTAGACATAATCTGCAAGTTTTTAGCTTAGACATAATCTGCAGGTGAGAAATGTCCTAGGAATTCAGATAATAGAGGCTCTGTCAAAAAATTAGATGATGATGAGGTGTTTGGCTACCCATAAACTAAAATATTCATGCACTAACGGCAGTGTCTGGATCCAAGTCGGTTATATATCTGtagatatgtatatgtatatatttggaATCCTGTTTTCAACTATAGCAAGTGAGAAATGTCCTAGGAATTTAGATGGTAGAGGCTCTTTCAAAATATTGGAAGATTGTGAGGTGCTGTTGGCTACCCATGAACCAAATATTCATGCATCGACCGCAATGTCTGGTAAAGAGTTGATCCAAGTGGCAATCCTACTCCCTCAACTTCGATTCATCCTCTTTGTGGCCAGTTGGGGCACCGACATGCACGACCCAGTTCAAACCCACTTTGGCCTTACTGTAAAAGAAATCAAGTCTTCGCTGGcgcaaatgtatatatataaaaaaaaacaagtgttaGTAAATGTTGAATGATAAAAAAGATGGTCCGATAAGAATTTGAGTTAGACGATTCAATTAGTATATGGATTGGCTAAGAAGTCGATCATACAACTAATCCAGATCAGCTGCCCTCCATATGAGCTGATCATGGTTTGGGTTGTGGCAGCTCCTTGGATACAGATAACTTGAGTTGGTAGTCTTCATTCAATCATATAGTTCAATAGAGATCGATCGAAACCTTAGAATCCATATCCAAGAAAAGGACTGACCGAATACAACCTGAGCAGCCTCCTGACCCTGAGAGCAGCTGAAAAGTGGGAGCTTCTAAGTCATTGCTTGagaattataaataaaaattgtCAGCATTATGACTCCGCCACACCTTACCAAGATTTTTAGCGTGAAGCACGAGTCGCTTCCGTAGACTATTTTAGTTTTATTTGGGATGTCATGAGAACTTTGTGACTGTTTCATTCTTACTTTTTGCATGGTTAGCATTTTTTCCTGCATCCGGTCTGTCCCTCTTTCTTGGAGCATCAAAGTCGAGAATGTAAAGCTTGCGAATGTCAGCAGCCTTTTTTGAGGGAGGTATCAACTTGGGAACTCTATAAATTGGTTCCCACATGCAGATATAAGTCCAATTAGAAAAAACAtgatacacattttttttttaagagggCAACATTTGGTTAATTTCGTAGTCGATCGATTTATTGAATTGCAAGTTACTCTATTTTACATATCATGTATACAGGATGTATATGGGATTCTATTGCAAAGAAATATTGAAGAAGCAAATTATATATCATGTGACATCGCCGAGACGTTAACCATACAAAAATGGCACAAAAAGCTTTACTGATTTGATGGCACACACAACTTACGAGTGTCGCCGGATTGAGAGTTGCTAAAACATCAAATTAGGTTGGGTGTGCTCTCATCTCAAGTCGTTTACCTACTGCCGGAAAATGGGAAAAGGGTCGAAGAAATTGTCCTCCTTTCTTGTGTAAGAAACCACACCAAGCCTCAATGTTTAGATATAACTTTCGGGATCTTACAAAATTTTCCGTTTTTACCACACTGTGGCCACGCAGCGTAACCTAGAGAGCAAATTCAGATTCTTGTAAGCTTCTGTTCAGTTAAATTTATACAACCCAGTAAGAAGGCCGGCAGtaaatttctttcttccacaaATTTTACCAATAGAAAAGTTTCTTGAGACAAGCAACCATGAGTTAGATGTAGactgcaagtctgcaatcaGATTTACACTTTACAGTTCGGCCTCAGTAAAAGTTAAGAAAAAGGTGAATAGACTTGTTTTCAACAAATATCTTTCACGGGGTGGTGAGTTTTAAAAGTGCTAGGTTTGtctcaactttttttcttttttgggcaAAGCTCAAAATCTCAAAAAGGACcttctaattttaaaaaaatatttaaaatagaaaataaataagtaaataactggaaaatataaaaaaaaatagcttgataaaattatgtttttgtaATGATGTAAATGAagctagtaaaaaaaaaaaagcacaggttttttcgttttcattatttttaaaagttttgttgGGTTTTCTGTATTGTAATTTCAACGTCCAAACAAGCGCTCTCCTGATTTGGTCAAGTGTGACTCTGGTGATGTATATGAGCAAACTTTAATAAATGGTGGAATCAATAATAGCATGGGAAGCAGAGTCTGACGTTGACTTGAAAACTAATTGTCataatttcttgaaaatgacacGACTTCTAAAGTCTTATCTAGACATTTCAAAGTCACTATTTCTTTACAGATCCATAATACCTTCGGACGTTAAAAATATATCTATAAGATAGTATATCAAGTGAATGAGTGAAAATTAGTAAAATGTTCACGGATGAACCGTTTGGACCAATATCAAAATAGAactcattcaatatatatatatatatctgtttcttcaaatatttatttacatatcatTTTTATACTTCAAGTTGAATGAGGGAAATGTATATCATATCTGAAactgaaattcaaattcataatctgaatctgatttttatatcaagatccaaaaccaaatctgacttttaaaccGAATTCGAGCCATATTATAAACATCCGGTATAAAATAGTTATCTAAAActatatttgatctgaatcctAATAAGGCCAATATTtactgaatttgaatatgatcagatgtcatttcttataccTGTTCAGAATCCTTAATCAATATCCAATTTGTGTTTAGATAGCTGAAATTTCGCCAACAACCGTCAAAAAAAGGGTCGTCTAAAAGGCCGTTGTGACAGATCATGATTTAACATTTGGGAAATTTTTTCATTGTATTTGACATTTGCTTATCATTGAATAAAGTAAACCAATTACCCTTTGAAATAGAAAGTCTTCTAAACAACGCCTTGGAGTAGGTCAATGCTTagcttgaaaaacaaaagaacaaattaGCTAAAATGGTAAAAAGTACAGTTTAGTAATATtgagataaataaataaacgagTCCAGTTTGTTCGGTTCGACTGATCGACGCACCATTGCCTGGTGGGACTTGGGTTCGAATCACGTCGTAGCCACGGACGACCAGTGGCAGGAAAGCGACGATAAACTAGCACTCTGTCCATTCTCGTCACTAGGGAAAGGCAAGAGACTCATTTGCGTAGTGCCCATTCTTCACCTTCCAATTGCACAAAAGGAATCAAAACAAAAGTAAAGAGCGTTGTGGGTTCCGCACTTCCAGAAGACGACGAAGTGAGCGGATGCTTATCTACACCCACCTAATCCAAGAAACTACGAAAAGGCCCCTTCCCGATATACTGCACACAGGAATCCTCAACCCTCCAAGGGCAATTGCGACAACTGCAGAATCTTCTGCTTGGTTACTAAAATACCCTTCCTCGCttcaatttcatatttggaACTTGTTGTTTGTTTAGATTAGTAATGTTATTTATTATATTCATAGCCTCATCTCAgggttttggattcaattcgATATAAACATATTCGGTGGTGGCGTTTGTCTTACTAAAACGGATCCGGTTTCTCTTACTTATTAAAACCACGTCCTTGACATTCATAGTAATGTTGAGGACATTTTCGTAATTAGAAGTCCTTACGCTACCCGCGCGGCCGCGATTCAACAGGCGCCAACTGTAACCAGGACCATCCTGAGGGGTAAACTAGTCATTTTCTTCAAAGTGGATGGCGCTATATAAGCGGACGGCAAATCCGCCTCTCCGGCGTGAACCTTCCCAACTATCGATGCCGTCCGGCGACAGAAAACTCCGCATGACTTGCTGACCGGAGAATTTTTGGCGAGCGTCGATGAAGCTCTTGTACTACGTGTCCTTTTGGCGGAAATCCGTCCGGCTGCTGGGTCCGGCCGGCGAGGACATCCATTTTCAGACGCCTGTCTTGGCCGGAGAAATCTCCGCGCGGTACCCGGATCACCGCCTCTTTGATAGCTGCGGCGCACCTGTTCCTTCCCATTCGCACCTAAAGAGAGGAAGCACCTATATTTTGACCCCAGCCCCAAACAGCAGGCAGGGAGACCGGCGAAGTAGCCGGAGTTCTTCTGCATCGCCGTCGGAGCTTCGCCGGACAAAATCAGCAAGGCCGTGGCATCCGTCTCTCGAAATGATCTCGGAGGATGGCGCGGCAGTCATCccgaggaagaagaaggtgcAGGCCATGCGGAAACCGGCGAATCACGGGGCTTCGCGACCGAACAACCGAGACGTAGTCCCAGGGGACGGACTGTACAAGTAAGAAACTGATCCACTTGCTATCGTTCCTTTCCTGCtttatttttgtgctttttgaTGAAGTACAGTATATTTTCGgtttgtttgttatttcatgtttttccaattGTTTGAAAGCTAATTACCGGCAATTTCTAGTAACTTCTCGGGAACGAAAAGATTTTCCGTTGAATTTCTTTAGTGAAAGGGCGGTTTTCCTTCAATTGCTCACTTATATTGCCTGTCCAATAGATCTGCAACATGCTCCATGAAAGTCAAACTGGCATTCACTTGGATGTCTAGATCAAATTTCCGACTCGAAGGCTGGGTAACTACAGATTTTTACTGAAATTAGGATTCTCGGCGTCGTTTaagcttcaatttctttttctgattCAGATTTCCAGGGTGATATTTTTTCGAGCTTTCCGAAACTAACTCATTCAGAAAATATCGATGGAATTCGAGCCGAAATTTCgaataaaatgatttttcattgcTGCGAGTGTCCATCCAATTTCCTAAGCCGGAGATTGCGGCCATCTGCTCCCTGCAGTTGTAGCTATCGAACGCGAATCTCCTGACTGTGTTTTATTCTTGACATGACTGTCCGATCCAACATCAATTTGTTCTTCTGGTATCTTGAGTTTCCGGATTCGGCACTTTTCGTTAGTGcggttcctctctctctctctctctcgatttctCTCTTGATCAGCAGTACCGTTGATCACCATTCACCAGAACGGAAGGCCGGAAAGTCCGAGCACTTTAAAATGGAAATTTCTTTTGTCGCGGAAATTGAACGTGTACTTGTGATTTTTGTGATGGCCTAATACTAGCTGTAATCGGGAAATTAACTTTGTTACTATGGGACTCTTACGATTAATTTTGTAAACAGGCGTCAAAAGGTTCATAATGGTGTTACTTTGACCTGCTTTCCAACAAAGCCAAAATATAGTAGCTCAAATTTTGCCAAGAAACTGTTGACTTTCCAAAATTGCTTTTATTCATATTTAAGCATCAGTCACAAGCAATAATACATacattttcatattcaaattaagTCAGAATTATGCTGAAATAAGTTTTAAGTATTTGGATTTCCGTAGGATATAAATTCTCTGAAAACTGTCAATTCAATATGCAAATACTGTTCGAGTAGtgcaatttcttttctttatacaAAGCATTTCCCAAGGTTTAGGTGATTTCCGAAAATGAAAAGCCTTCCGTGTATGGCCGGAAAAGGGAATCGCGGAACTTCCGACCGGCCATGTAACTGAGTTTCAACGAACAAGCTGGACTTTAGCTCGCTCACGCTAAATCCAAGCTCTGCCGCATGGTTGGAATACCTGGAAGACTGCAAAGAACCCCACATTCACATATTTCACTGCATCCAAAGTTTCATGTGCTGGATATTTTGGTCACACCAATATCGCCTTGACTTTCTTGTCCTTTGTCTTTCCCATCTTAAAGACGCCATTGTGGTGTGTCAGGAGTCTTAACATGGGGGCCCTCTTTCTCTACCCATGACGTCCTCGCCTCCCTTCTTTTGCCCATTTGAGTACGGTCGTTCTGGTTTCTTTAAAATCTACCGATTCAGGAGGCAAAATAAATCTTTGTGGGCACATACCGCTTTGTATCCTGTTGCGCTTTTAAAAACTTTAGTTGGTGGTTGGCACTAAAAGGAAGGAACTTTACTTTTTTCAGAAGCCAACAAAACTAAGACCCCACGCAAGTGGGTGACCAACTCCAAGTGATTGGGTTCCTGAATGAAACCGAATAGAAGAAGGGAAAATATCCCACTTGATCAGATCATATCTAGTTGTTTATGCGTGTACACCGACATAGAGGGATTTTGTCTTGGTCATGTTCGCAACATCGCCGGTTCCGATACCTAACTTACGTCAAAAGTTGCATCTCGACTTTGGTAAAAATTAAATGTATATGCAGCGTTTGATAAGTATATGCTCTATCCactgatattttaaaaatccttAGATTATTATACAAGGAAGAGTGGAGAAGCCAATTTTGTCGACCCAGACCGCTCCTTTAGACAACTAGGATCCAGTATTTGCAAGTTGATAGTAAATTGTGCCCTATATCTGCCACTTACATGGTTGATTTGATGaaaattctaaattttgagGACCACTTGTGTATAGGATCTGTAGGGAGTCATTGTTTCGGTCAAGAAGATGTAATGTTTTGTTTGTAACGTATTTCTTTCATTGAAATTACCAcgatttaaatatttgattttatcaagTCAACCATAAATGACTATGATtaccatttttaattttatgatattttagAAGTGGATGTGCTTAAACTTTTTTCTAGATCCCAACTCCCTTCTGCATCCTTGTACTCTGTTGGCATAAACATGCCGCAGACTTTTGTTTAGTATAGGGTTGTACAACAAGCCAAATGAGCCAAAGGCTGAGTTAGCCAAACCGAACGAAGCTGAAGCTCATGAAGTACACGGAGCTAAACAGGCTGAGCTCTCCGATCAGCGTATTTCGACGACATAGGTTACCTCCTGCAAccccacccaaaaaaataaaccaCTGAATTCAAAGCTCTGTTCAGAAAAGCTCAAGAAACCCTGATGTTCTCAAAGCTAGTAAATGCAACCTTTAGACCTATTGACTCTGCAAAAAATGGATATTTCAATCAAGTCTATACCGGTTTCTGTATTTGACTTGGCAAgctcatttttcatgtttgagCGAGCTCTTCGGGATACAGAGTACAGCCGCATTGGCTTGTCTCCAAACCCTAACCTGGTGCAGCTCTTCGGCAGAATGACTGTATTTTTCTCATTAGGCATTCCGAACTCCGAGTAGAATGAGGATTACTTCTTTCTACTGTATCTGATATGTGCAGTATTTGGTGAATGACAGGTATTCTGCTGCTTCTGCTGCACTGAGCATGCCATCTTTTGCCCCATCGCCGTTCCTTTTCTAACCACACCGTTGCCTCTCCCGTTTCCTCACTCTGCTTCAGCATCATCAAGGACTTATTTCAGCAAATTGATCATCGAAGCCAGAATTTTTAaatcaacttttgtttcacttTTGCATGAACAAATGTCACACCTGTAAATAGTGTTTCTTTTAACATGGTTATTGGGTTCTGCGATATGCTGTTGATGGAAATCTTGATTTCTCAAGGAGGGAAGGGAATGAACTTACCAAGGAGTGGATTGTCACAAAAATCCCACTACTTTTAGAATCTGAacggatttcttgttttggaaatTTGTTAGATGAAACCCCTGATATAGCTTAATAATGGACAGGTGTTATATGCCTTGCCATCGTAGTAGTAATGAAGCTAATCCTACAAATGCAGAACTCATGATGCCGAACTTAACAATTTGTTGTCAAAATTAAATAATCCTACAAATGCAGAACTCATGATGCCGAACTTAACAATTTGTTGTCAAAATTAAATAAGGGTGGGCAACGGATCCAGTAGTTAACGGTAGTTGGGTACCGGCTCGTGATGGGCTGGGTACTGACCcgactctatatatatatatatatatatataaacttttgatGCAACTTCCATGACTCCCTTAGATACTTACTCTTAAAAACTCTTCATATGTCGCCGATGacactttttaaaaattctcagCATCTTTAAGGGTTTCTGATGACGGTCGAGTCTCGATCAACATTGTTGAGCTTTGACTGGATGCATAGCCTTATAATTGAAGCACTACATGATCACCGCCGACGTAATCAACCACATTGGGATTCTGCAAATGCAACACATTTTGTCGACTATCTCGTTAAACACCTAAAAGAAATAAGATTAAACAATGGCATAAAGTCGAAAATGTTTCATCCGAAAAGCAGGAGACAAATGACTAGCACCTTTTGCTCTGTTAGATATTAACGAATTAAATAGCTcgtaaatttctcaaaattgaCATGCATGCTGCAAATTTGGCAATCTATTAGGTTTGTTCCAAGTGTCCTCCAGATTCTCAACCATTCAAATCTGTAAGGTTCATATTTCATTCAGACAAACCAAACAATTGTTTGCTCATAAATGTACAAACGGTTAGCCACTGAGATTGCAGCGTCTTTGTTCCTTTGAGAAAGGTTGAACGAGTAATGGAGTCCGACAGATAGAACGTGccaaattttcacttttatgACGATAAGAATGAACGGATGGATAATCAGGTCAAATTTCCCTTTCTACGATTACTGCTTTTAACGGAGGACACCACACCGCGATAGCTAGAAAACGTAGGTAAAAAAGGCTATCCAACCAAACATGACGCGACAAGTAGAAAAGAACCGCCAAATAGAAATATATGTTCCCTCGTCCATCTTTTAAGCCGGCGCCTCTCACTCGTCTACCAAACAGGGCAAATTCTCTCCATAAAGCACCACCAGCATGCGCATCCGTTCCAACCAAGAACCATGGCAACAACACTGACTCGGTCAAgctttcttattttcattttttatgggaGAACCTGGAACAAGGACGCCTGATTATCAATCTGGCTTTAAAGTTACTGATTGGGAACATCGTGTGCTGGCTACCGCCTTGAACAACTCGTTAAAAAGCAGATTCACGTTCTTTTAACAAAGGGCCAAATTAATCTAAACTCCACCGCCAATTGCGAATGCAACACCAGATCAGGGGTCTTCTCGGGAAACCACAAAACGTTGCTCTTGCATCAGGGTTGGGAATAACTTTCGAAGACGCTTAGAAAATTGAAGAGGCGAAACAGGAACCCACAATGTATGTCAAGATGGAGACGAGATGCACACACTTATCAGAAGCAACTCGCAGATCATAAATGAAAGGCTTCATCACGGAAACCCACTGCTACCGTAAGTGCAGACTCTCAAGCCAAACAACATACTGCTGCGTTCAGAAGTGAGGAAGTCAGGTTAAGATCCATAATTGCCACCAATCATACGGTCATCAAAGCCACGGGAAGATCATCTCAAACCCCAAAATTCAACCGTGTAAcctttgaaaattatattcaatcTTGAGGGACTAAAACTATAATCCAGAAATGCAGCCAGGACTCACTTATCTCAAGAAATATGTCCCAGCATTTGAAAAGGTAACTAAAGCAAGAAGAGGTAAAATGGCTGCCCTGTCACCTTGAACTATCTTGGTTCTTCCTAACCAAGAACAGCACGACAGTCAGCTCGGGTCAAGGACAGGCTCCCGCTAATATGGCAGGGCCTGAGATGGAATTTTGAGTTGGCTCTCTTTGACGATTTCCCTAATAACCATTTATATGCCTTTGTGCTGATCCAGGGTAAACCTCTCGAGCATCTGTCAGTCGAGAAAATGGTACAGGAGAGCGGCCAGACAGGGCACCAGAGTCCACCAGCTTGCTCGGTAGGCTCCTTACGTTGGGCATCGCATGATCTGTTTTACCAGAAACAGAAACTGACCTAGAGAAGGCCTGAACAAGTTCCACCGCAGAAGCTGCCCGCCCATACCGAGGAGCTGGTGGTTCAGGTGATTTATTGCGCTCGGGCTTCCGCCAGCTCTCTGGCTCTTCATGTCGATCCTGTTGCTTTTCAATGTCCCTACCATTCCTCCAGTTATCGCTTCTGCGTGAACTCCTTTGCAGATCTATCTTCTCCTGCTCGCGGTTATCTTTCCTCTCAAAATCACGACGATCAGATTGGATATCAGCACGTTCAACTGTCCGGTGTCCAGTTCTCTGCTCTGTCATAGCATTGTCCGCCCTATCAGCAAGCCGGTGGTGTTGTGTAACAGAATCCGTTTTTGCATCAGACCTTTGAAGATCGTGCTTCCCCCTTTCATGTATAGAAAATATCATGCGTCAGTCATCTCCGAAACGAAGAAACATTCCTGCAGAATCTATAGCACACAATACAAATTTGCAAATTGTCGGGATCACTAAGGATGCCTCTATACGACTCAACTCTGGCTCTTTTAGGTACTAGAATATTTCCCAATTCCTCAGGTGCATTAACGGTTATTGTCCCCATGAACATAGTAGCTAAATAATCCCAACTTGATGGAGCTCGTGGGGCACCTAGACTGTGATGCATTAGAGGATCTATAGTACGGCCCAGGTAGCGGAAAAATGTTCCAGATTTCTAAGCAAATGATCCGATCACGGGAAGAGTGCATGAGAAGGtaaattttaagagaagaaaaaaaaaacaacttgcaAGTGATAGCTCGTCAAGAAACCCCAGACATTTAACAGTCATAAAATAACTACGGGacggaaaaggggaaaaagatgTTCTGCCTCAAGTAATAGGAAAAACAACGTACCTGCTGGGCGGGTGAACTGGGTCCAGGCTGTTAATAATCTCATCATCAACTCCACGCTCCTTTAGGACCTTTGCCACAACATTGTCAAAGTGAACCAACAAACAACCTCAGATCATTAAGGATGCCAAGAAAAAATACAGGCACGTGAAGAGTTATGATAGCATAAGCAAGTCAGGAAAGAAGACAAGGAAGATTCTTACTAGCTCTCGTGGACGTGCACCACCAAATATGGTTTTCctacaaatacaaaagaatgatTGTGATTAAAAAACACacaatgaaaaaggaagagaaacgGTCTCCCATCTGATAGAAACTCAGAAGAATTTCACATCAGTGTCCCAAAAAAACAACCAAGAAAACAGAAGATTAAAAGCAACTCTATCATGAACTAGAGGAGAAAAAACCAAAGTAAATCCTAGCCAGATCATGCCTACCACTTGCAAGCCACATAATAGAGAGGATAATATGTGACACAGTGCCAGATTATCCAAACAAAATCATACTTACCACTTGCAAGCTCATTATGTAAATGACACTAGTGTAGAATACAACACTTACGCATTTGAAACATGTCTACAACTACCTGTGCGACTAGAGAAAAGGTGGTATTGGTAAGACAATAAACAAAAAGATTCGGACTTCTTCGAATACTCGTGGATGCAGAACTTCCATGTGCTTGAAGAAATTCCATCCAcggcttttcagttttcactatCCCTTCCTTGAGGGGAAGCCCTTCAAGTTTCAACACCAAAGTCCCTCCACAAAAGTAATAAATAGGAATATAGCATCACCGCAACACTTCAGTTCATGATCCTGTTCGTCTGATAAGATACTACAACATATAACAGACACCTTGATAAAACTACGTGACCCCTTCACCCAGCCCTCATGGTAAAACTTGCGTTGGCTTAGGTAAGAGATGGGTGCCATGGAATTCAAACCATTGACCACCACCACGGTCTACTTCGCCACAAACTCTTGTGGCTATGCTCTATTCTTTTATAAATAGAAACAGAATCATTATAATTGCGAAGCAAAGGTAGGCTACCAGTTGGGATACTGGTCAGGTACACATTCACAGGATGAACTGCTCATGTCAGCAATTGATTCTCCCAAGGAAAAGGGCATTTAGAGTTCTTGTACACCTCTCCAGAAGAATCTCAAGTCTGCGTGGCAAATTCAGGTAAGCTACAgtatgaaaaagcatgctatTTCCATACCCAAGGAATAACTGCACGTGCCAGGATTTTTAGCAACTTAAGTGGCT
Coding sequences:
- the LOC116248439 gene encoding uncharacterized protein LOC116248439 — its product is MKLLYYVSFWRKSVRLLGPAGEDIHFQTPVLAGEISARYPDHRLFDSCGAPVPSHSHLKRGSTYILTPAPNSRQGDRRSSRSSSASPSELRRTKSARPWHPSLEMISEDGAAVIPRKKKVQAMRKPANHGASRPNNRDVVPGDGLYKYSAASAALSMPSFAPSPFLF